A genomic window from Spodoptera frugiperda isolate SF20-4 chromosome 29, AGI-APGP_CSIRO_Sfru_2.0, whole genome shotgun sequence includes:
- the LOC118268131 gene encoding acyl-CoA Delta(11) desaturase-like, which yields MGNSKEELGFVSKVREFEKWMGFQTKIKWTVAFIALAYHILAVYWCYHYTLPVKWQTVLFAYMMFVFSGFGITGGAHRYWAHRTFKASTPLRIIMILGFASAGQNTLRQWVRNHRVHHKYSDTDSDPHNRERGLFFSHIGWLLMHKNSAVVSKFNEIDMSDIDNDPIVKWHTKYVDIVNPLACAVIPTLVGILLWGEDWRVAIAWQCFIRMMAVYHSELTVNSLGHTLGYKPYNQSIRPAENVFIAAITGGEGWHNFHHAFPFDYKTSELPHGIDTTTRLIHLFETFGWVQDKREVSPETIKKYSLQHCEGIEQIKMAEKEF from the exons ATGGGGAATAGTAAAGAAGAGTTAGGTTTTGTGTCGAAAGTAAGGGAGTTTGAGAAATGGATGGGTTTCCAGACCAAGATAAAATGGACGGTAGCCTTCATAGCTTTAGCATACCATATTTTAGCAGTCTACTGGTGTTACCATTACACATTGCCTGTGAAATGGCAGACTGTACTATTTG CGTACATGATGTTTGTGTTCAGTGGTTTCGGCATAACTGGGGGAGCGCACAGATACTGGGCACACAGAACATTCAAGGCTTCCACACCATTGCGCATCATCATGATACTCGGCTTCGCAAGCGCTGGACAG aaCACCTTACGCCAATGGGTCCGTAACCACAGGGTCCACCATAAATACAGTGACACGGACTCGGACCCTCACAATCGTGAACGTGGACTGTTCTTCTCCCACATCGGCTGGCTCCTCATGCACAAGAACTCGGCAGTCGTCAGCAAATTCAACGAGATTGATATGTCTGATATTGACAATGATCCCATTGTTAAATGGCATACCAA GTATGTGGATATAGTGAATCCCTTGGCATGTGCAGTGATACCGACATTGGTGGGGATTTTGTTATGGGGGGAAGATTGGCGCGTGGCCATAGCTTGGCAATGCTTCATCCGAATGATGGCCGTCTACCACAGCGAACTGACCGTCAACAGTCTTGGACATACACTGGGATACAAGCCTTATAACCA ATCAATAAGGCCAGCGGAAAACGTATTTATAGCTGCAATAACCGGCGGAGAGGGCTGGCATAACTTCCACCACGCATTCCCCTTCGACTACAAGACCTCAGAATTGCCCCACGGCATAGACACTACCACTAGGTTGATCCATCTGTTTGAAACATTTGGCTGGGTGCAAGACAAGAGAGAAGTGTCGCCAGAAACTATTAAGAAATACTCCTTGCAACACTGTGAAGGTATTGAACAAATCAAGATGGCTGAAAAGGAATTCTAA